A genomic segment from Torulaspora globosa chromosome 3, complete sequence encodes:
- the BUD3 gene encoding Bud3p (ancestral locus Anc_1.406), with product MVETELSSIYSCDTQQENAVRTHRTAKKIRLADNLLSQHARNRQWVEARSFQEWIEVFKESAFYEGFDELQWGQFFVCIYKDPATGKLSSLIIDKLGVTHFNPLDISSDSQYYPAIENLDPKDRDSNVRKCIAVSLLQKFAQATEAELRAIQPQGLRFDYDPTHAGDLASGCKLVEVGTPENVGRAIVSLGYLQQRYAHGSLFDVVYEQKPSTTDSNNRIVFNLGEQLEQLFDPLSEYSPEQTEYTYKPPETDEGCGEDDAETKLIIDELFQLQTAFTLNLVEFLQSFLIALRVQVLNNEIGGLSTVKLNRLFPPTIDEVTRINCIFLDFLRSAVPYGSLEVLKACSLAIPYFYKAYTRHEAATKNFNKDLKLFFRTFRDVIPHKDVYTEMKIETIVKGPQDKLVKIKLIIDRLFTTRKWESKDLPQAKEYYRNVTGTIDAFGKLESPLSSYSTRVFTPSGKILTELAKGWPVELQYKWLRRRVVGVFDIVEETCHSKRMLLVIFSDYVVFLDINRADVYYNNNGRNRPQISDVLMNSLINEVPLPPKIPKLTVAEYCFIDDLFVSSLENGSLRFDSLKEDNAFSIICRPAPNTVSNSTVAELVIKAKILEKETAFHLFRASHDDIKVYLTAHELEAYQNENIKSKFAIFLNMDPSPDLLPKFKLHLAAFLKFTTSTSEELLQLDIVTSDGRNRSTTVLPEKIVPQLINELTTEMPMCYSSVCSPILPELLKISENLIKRIADSSRQRDHGSEDADPADRETTGSFNPEHEKKKSFGTITTYRSHVSDLKDVKIESQSSHKRETVRQENQPTAAKQKQKAYKADQQPLSARKSNSNKRRSIVNAVLRLFGAKSRPTDKTRSRNKKMKKASKTIKDQEKTVGPISVLESNRNAKEVNAISNQRITSVIRKPENVPPTSSMQSPNHDREKVSERSFGKECVTSEVQKNPNHLLISSRFETPIAQTSTDTEQAESPIIDSSHIAIEHTSTAGLYMQTDRQSQLFDDDLFGDLIPKPSESKTSDDGSTAEGPRMNSNERGQLAGLVSKEQTAFNQVDCIENYEKKYQEPAATSSGKDSSLFTDNDTVPNAKTIEESGTPSKAFADQRNTQDTKELLHNKSELLATTPKQTVSEPKERIFPSIPVMRPSKISFDRSSSFIELFEGMRLVLDESDAQYNWKCLSNDLSSNRQSRAQDCVPHAFKSIAMTTNSSPSIDCVESSSSQTSEGQSATTEGSRSSLTNDAATIIAEEESAAQLQDAIFLEKEAVSEIKVIKAVPTFKLVKASPTRIVKRASQHLESESTEQSLRYNFSISSDLSKVTDKRWFELRLPSQDDLEVDGFYTPIEEPSPKFAQEQRNGSETSSPFESNGNANETSEESISSDGNKPKDKDPVLEDVDFSSFHVTFDTVGSKTEGSPDTACYIEQEGDYHSLSDRLPSMDHSKQGPLVYRLPVYPPQETLRSSASGFSTNLTVPGASHDDDDPIWVSPSKLEFYDLTNVVDTKTRSQTLKTRGSGVVDRHESVAAVERDDLERNSLRELSYAYLASFLSPTESQDVDDGPVRLQFKE from the coding sequence ATGGTAGAGACAGAACTGTCGTCCATTTATTCCTGTGATACACAGCAGGAAAATGCTGTCAGAACACATAGAACTGCGAAAAAGATACGATTAGCGGATAATTTGCTCTCCCAACATGCGAGAAATAGGCAATGGGTTGAAGCCCGAAGCTTCCAGGAGTGGATCGAGGTGTTCAAGGAATCTGCCTTTTATGAAGGTTTTGATGAGCTACAATGGGGTCAGTTCTTTGTTTGTATCTATAAGGATCCTGCAACGGGTAAATTAAGCTCATTGATTATTGATAAATTAGGAGTAACGCATTTCAACCCGCTCGATATATCGTCAGATTCGCAGTATTATCCAGCTATTGAAAATCTGGATCCAAAGGACAGGGATTCCAACGTCAGAAAATGCATTGCAGTGTCGTTATTACAGAAGTTTGCCCAAGCGACTGAGGCAGAGCTTCGGGCCATTCAGCCGCAAGGGCTGAGGTTTGATTACGATCCTACCCATGCTGGTGATTTGGCCAGTGGATGCAAACTTGTCGAGGTCGGGACGCCTGAAAACGTTGGCAGAGCAATCGTATCACTCGGTTACTTGCAGCAGAGATATGCTCACGGTTCGCTTTTCGACGTTGTTTATGAGCAAAAACCGTCGACAACCGATTCGAACAACCGAATAGTGTTTAACTTGGGCGAACAATTGGAACAGCTTTTCGATCCCTTGAGTGAATACTCGCCAGAGCAGACGGAATACACATACAAGCCACCAGAGACCGACGAGGGATGCGGGGAGGATGACGCAGAGACAAAGTTGATCATAGATGAATTGTTCCAGCTGCAGACCGCATTCACTTTGAATTTGGTGGAGTTCTTACAAAGTTTCCTGATCGCTTTGCGTGTGCAAGTATTGAACAATGAAATTGGGGGACTCTCAACGGTGAAGCTTAATCGACTATTCCCTCCGACGATCGATGAGGTGACGAGGATCAATTGCATTTTCCTTGACTTCCTTAGGTCCGCCGTTCCGTATGGTTCActtgaagtcttgaaaGCCTGCAGTCTGGCCATACCGTATTTTTATAAGGCTTATACAAGACATGAGGCTGCAACCAAGAACTTCAACAAGGAtctcaagcttttctttAGGACGTTCAGGGACGTGATACCGCACAAAGATGTTTACACCGAGATGAAGATTGAAACGATAGTTAAAGGTCCCCAAGACAAGCTTGTGAAAATAAAGTTGATCATTGATAGACTCTTTACCACGAGAAAGTGGGAGTCCAAAGATTTGCCACAAGCAAAGGAATACTATAGAAATGTGACTGGAACTATAGACGCCTTCGGAAAGCTCGAATCGCCGCTAAGTTCTTATAGCACAAGAGTGTTTACACCATCGGGCAAGATATTAACAGAGCTCGCTAAGGGATGGCCTGTCGAACTGCAATACAAGTGGCTCCGGAGGAGAGTAGTTGGCGTATTTGACATTGTGGAAGAGACCTGTCATTCGAAGAGAATGTTACTAGTCATTTTCAGCGATTATGTTGTTTTCTTGGATATCAATCGGGCTGACGTCTATTATAACAATAATGGCCGGAATAGGCCCCAAATATCTGACGTACTGATGAATTCACTGATAAATGAAGTTCCTTTACCTCCCAAAATACCCAAGCTGACGGTAGCCGAATATTGCTTCATAGATGATCTGTTtgtttcatctttggaaaATGGCAGTCTTCGTTTCGATTCCCTAAAAGAAGATAATGCTTTTAGCATTATTTGCAGGCCAGCGCCTAACACAGTCTCAAACTCTACTGTGGCGGAGTTAGTGATCAAAGCCAAGATTTTAGAGAAAGAGACAGCTTTCCATTTATTCAGAGCTTCACATGACGATATTAAGGTTTATCTTACTGCCCACGAACTTGAGGCCTATCAAAACGAGAACATCAAGTCAAAGTTCGCTATATTTCTCAACATGGATCCATCGCCAGACTTGCTTCCAAAATTCAAACTACACTTGGCCgcctttctcaaatttACCACAAGCACATCAGAAGAGCTACTACAATTGGATATTGTGACAAGCGATGGCAGAAATCGTTCGACGACTGTTTTGCCAGAGAAAATAGTTCCTCAGTTGATAAATGAATTGACGACCGAGATGCCTATGTGCTATTCGTCCGTGTGCTCCCCGATATTGCCAGAACTTTTGAAGATAAGCGAAaacttgatcaagagaATAGCCGACAGTTCTCGTCAACGCGATCATGGGTCTGAAGATGCGGATCCTGCAGACAGGGAAACCACCGGCTCCTTCAACCCTGAGcatgagaagaagaaatcatttGGCACAATAACAACTTATAGAAGTCATGTCAGCGACTTAAAGGACGTCAAAATTGAGAGCCAATCATCTCACAAGCGGGAAACTGTGCGACAGGAAAACCAGCCAACGGCTGCAAAACAGAAGCAGAAGGCGTACAAAGCAGATCAGCAGCCTTTGAGCGCTAGAAAGAGCAATTCCAACAAAAGGCGAAGTATTGTTAACGCTGTGCTACGGCTCTTTGGAGCAAAAAGCCGCCCTACAGATAAAACAAGGTCTCGCAATaaaaaaatgaaaaagGCTTCCAAAACTatcaaagatcaagagaagacTGTAGGGCCCATATCTGTACTAGAATCTAACAGAAATGCCAAAGAAGTGAACGCCATCTCCAACCAACGGATAACATCAGTGATCAGGAAGCCAGAGAACGTTCCACCGACATCCTCGATGCAAAGCCCGAACCACGACCGGGAGAAGGTCTCTGAACGCAGCTTCGGAAAGGAATGCGTCACCAGCGAAGTCCAGAAAAACCCTAATCATTTGCTGATTTCCTCTCGTTTCGAAACTCCGATAGCACAGACATCCACCGATACTGAGCAAGCGGAAAGCCCAATAATTGATTCCAGTCACATAGCCATCGAGCATACATCCACTGCAGGCCTCTACATGCAGACTGATCGCCAAAGCCAATTGTTTGATGACGATCTGTTCGGCGACCTGATACCAAAGCCTTCAGAGTCTAAAACTTCAGATGACGGATCTACAGCTGAAGGCCCAAGAATGAATTCCAATGAGAGAGGTCAGCTTGCAGGCCTTGTCTCTAAAGAGCAGACGGCCTTTAATCAAGTCGATTGTATCGAAAATTATGAGAAAAAATATCAGGAGCCAGCAGCCACTTCATCAGGGAAAGACAGCAGTTTGTTCACTGACAATGATACGGTTCCGAATGCGAAAACTATTGAAGAGTCTGGTACTCCTAGTAAAGCATTCGCCGACCAACGAAATACACAAGATACTAAGGAATTACTTCACAACAAATCTGAGCTTCTAGCCACCACCCCAAAACAAACGGTAAGCGAGCCAAAGGAAAGAATCTTTCCATCTATCCCTGTAATGAGGCCTTCAAAAATTAGCTTCGACAGGTCCAGCTCATTCATTGAATTATTTGAGGGTATGAGACTGGTTCTTGATGAGTCGGATGCCCAATATAACTGGAAGTGTCTGTCAaatgatctttcttcgaacCGTCAAAGTCGTGCGCAAGACTGCGTACCGCACGCTTTTAAATCCATTGCCATGACAACTAACTCCAGTCCTTCAATAGATTGCGTTGAGTCGTCCTCCTCGCAAACTTCCGAAGGCCAAAGTGCAACTACCGAAGGTTCACGCAGTAGCTTGACGAATGATGCAGCGACGATAATAGCCGAAGAAGAGTCAGCAGCCCAGTTACAGGATGCGATTtttctggagaaggaagcaGTAAGCGAGATAAAAGTCATCAAGGCGGTACCAACCTTTAAACTAGTCAAGGCCTCGCCGACGCGGATTGTCAAAAGAGCCTCACAGCATCTTGAATCCGAAAGCACTGAACAGAGTCTCAGATATAATTTCTCTATTTCTTCCGACCTCAGCAAAGTGACCGACAAACGATGGTTCGAACTAAGACTACCGTCGCAGGATGATCTTGAGGTTGACGGTTTCTATACACCCATCGAGGAACCCAGCCCGAAGTTTGCACAGGAGCAGCGGAACGGCTCTGAAACCTCGAGTCCTTTCGAATCGAATGGCAATGCCAACGAAACATCCGAGGAGAGCATATCGAGCGACGGAAATAAGCCGAAGGATAAAGACCCCGTTCTCGAGGACGTCGACTTTAGCTCTTTCCATGTAACGTTTGATACTGTGGGAAGCAAGACTGAGGGCTCTCCGGACACCGCCTGTTATATCGAGCAAGAGGGCGATTATCACTCTTTGAGTGACAGATTACCATCGATGGATCATTCCAAGCAAGGGCCTTTAGTTTACCGCTTGCCGGTTTATCCCCCACAGGAGACTCTACGCTCGTCAGCCTCAGGGTTTTCAACAAATCTCACTGTACCGGGAGCTTCGcatgatgacgatgatcCGATCTGGGTCTCTCCCAGTAAACTCGAGTTCTACGACCTGACTAATGTTGTAGACACGAAGACACGCTCGCAAACATTAAAGACGAGAGGAAGTGGTGTGGTTGATCGTCATGAGTCGGTAGCTGCTGTAGAGAGGGAcgatcttgaaagaaacTCTCTTAGAGAGCTATCCTACGCGTATCTAGCATCGTTTCTGAGCCCGACAGAGTCTCAGGACGTTGACGACGGACCGGTGCGGCTGCAATTTAAGGAATGA
- a CDS encoding RNA-binding protein (ancestral locus Anc_1.408), with the protein MGRGRGGFRDEGRRMGFRRSRGDYGPVLARELDSTYDEKVNRNYANSIFVGNLTYDCTPEDLRDHFSEVGEVVRADIITSRGHHRGMGTVEFTNSDDVDEAIRRFDGSYLMDRQVFVRQDNPPPESARERPPTRDRKERKPAGQYGQSQYPTYEVFVANLPYSINWQALKDMFKECGNVIRADVELDRNGYSRGFGTAIFGTPEEMQAAIERYNGFELEGRVLDVREGRNAPGPEPVAPAPEPEAPEAPEAPQTKVLTEGVVGGGERNNMIYCSNLPFSTATSDLYDLFETIGKVNNAELKYDAHGQPIGVAVIEYANIEDADVCIERLNSYNYGGCDLDISYAKHE; encoded by the coding sequence ATGGGACGCGGTCGCGGAGGCTTCAGAGACGAGGGAAGACGGATGGGAttcagaagatcaagaggcGACTACGGACCAGTGCTCGCCAGGGAATTGGACAGCACATATGACGAGAAAGTTAATAGAAACTACGCCAACAGCATTTTCGTGGGTAATTTGACTTACGATTGCACGCCAGAGGACTTGAGGGATCATTTTTCGGAGGTTGGCGAAGTTGTGCGGGCTGATATTATCACTTCTAGAGGTCACCACAGAGGTATGGGAACAGTAGAATTCACAAATTCAGATGACGTCGATGAAGCTATTCGCAGATTCGACGGCTCTTACCTCATGGATCGCCAAGTCTTTGTTAGACAGGACAATCCCCCTCCGGAGAGCGCCCGTGAAAGGCCACCAACTAGGGATAGGAAGGAACGCAAGCCGGCAGGACAATACGGTCAATCACAATATCCAACATACGAAGTCTTCGTCGCCAATCTCCCATATTCCATCAACTGGCAAGCGTTGAAAGACATGTTTAAAGAATGTGGTAACGTTATTCGTGCTGACGTAGAGCTGGACCGTAATGGATACTCCAGAGGGTTCGGAACCGCTATATTCGGAACTCCTGAGGAGATGCAAGCAGCAATTGAGAGATACAACGGCTTTGAGCTAGAAGGTAGAGTTTTGGATGTCAGGGAAGGGCGTAACGCTCCCGGTCCTGAGCCTGTGGCCCCGGCGCCGGAGCCAGAAGCTCCAGAAGCGCCAGAAGCGCCACAGACAAAAGTGCTTACAGAGGGCGTCGTCGGCGGCGGCGAAAGGAATAACATGATCTACTGCAGTAACCTGCCTTTCTCAACGGCTACTAGTGATCTGTatgatcttttcgaaaCTATTGGCAAAGTAAACAATGCAGAACTGAAATACGATGCGCATGGTCAGCCAATTGGCGTAGCCGTCATCGAGTATGCAAACATTGAAGATGCCGATGTTTGTATTGAGAGATTGAACAGCTACAACTACGGTGGCTGCGATCTAGACATCTCCTACGCTAAGCACGAATAA
- a CDS encoding uncharacterized protein (ancestral locus Anc_1.407): MLFHIKSGFWLLLICGLAFLALWTRQNYAYRLREFFVRIKRRTGGVIRLNDSFSDDLESGLSSRNFDLISQNDNDSRSGLDDSSKAEVKRIMEQENLSFDKARFLYVERKFGQNGIAPDGTPLDPKAVVFNK; this comes from the exons ATGCTTTTCCATATCAAGTCTGGCTTTTGGTTGCTCTTGATATGTGGACTGGCTTTTCTGGCCCTTTGGACTAGACAGAACTATG CCTATAGACTAAGGGAGTTCTTTGTCAGAATCAAAAGACGTACAGGAGGCGTTATCAGGTTAAATGATTCCTTCAGCGATGATTTAGAGTCCGGGCTaagctcaagaaactttGATCTCATATCACAGAACGACAATGACTCGAGATCAGGATTAGATGATTCCTCTAAGGCTGAGGTCAAACGTATTATGGAGCAGGAAAATCTAAGCTTCGATAAGGCAAGATTTCTTTATGTAGAGAGGAAATTTGGGCAGAATGGAATTGCACCTGATGGGACACCACTCGATCCCAAGGCCGTTGTATTCAACAAGTAG
- the DCC1 gene encoding Dcc1p (ancestral locus Anc_1.405) produces MSTNLYSRLSCDPSYKLVQLTPELLEALTSDEPQLQFKCFDEKRSDVVLCSARRTWLLRQKNHSNTVMLMREFLPEDEQTQEDSSLFGIPRPINDLLGYSRTTYEYETRATEGRINLDLVPIYNGEVNFPGESKLKGRTLKDVFDNSPSSETECKVRWYQLGGCVVNGCPCILSPDMLSNALHVTLMSALAESLDFDRLHPCETYEVVQKDVEKGRSPYVLEVVRTVLAKFGTPNDDETWKLNRRQVAQWYGVRALQKFASRHSVPLEEFLIKWKSTFPPFAGFDIDIKMLRGWFCEPTRGTVQYVSKDTLPVDVKDRFKMLFKLQSQWDLEAFAPFIEDLNTKGLKIDTFIMKYARKRRIGKKIVVCSRTS; encoded by the coding sequence ATGTCAACGAATCTGTACTCGAGATTGTCTTGCGACCCATCGTACAAATTGGTGCAATTGACCCCGGAACTCCTGGAAGCACTGACAAGCGATGAACCGCAGCTACAATTCAAATGCTTCGACGAAAAAAGATCCGATGTGGTGTTGTGTTCTGCTAGGAGGACGTGGCTGCTCAGACAGAAGAACCATTCAAATACTGTGATGCTAATGCGTGAGTTTTTACCGGAAGACGAACAGACACAGGAAGACAGCTCATTGTTTGGAATTCCTCGCCCAATAAACGACCTTTTAGGATACTCCAGGACAACGTATGAATATGAGACGCGTGCCACAGAGGGCAGAATCAATTTGGACTTGGTTCCGATCTATAACGGGGAGGTCAATTTTCCTGGGGAGTCCAAGTTGAAGGGCCGGACGTTGAAAGATGTGTTTGATAACTCGCCGTCGTCTGAGACAGAGTGCAAAGTGCGATGGTACCAATTGGGTGGATGTGTGGTCAATGGATGTCCATGTATCTTGTCTCCGGATATGCTGTCGAACGCGCTTCATGTGACGCTGATGAGTGCGTTGGCGGAATCATTAGATTTCGATAGATTGCATCCTTGTGAGACATATGAGGTGGTTCAGAAGGATGTGGAAAAGGGCCGCAGTCCGTATGTCCTGGAGGTCGTGAGGACTGTGCTGGCGAAGTTTGGCACGCCGAATGACGACGAGACGTGGAAACTCAATAGGCGACAGGTTGCCCAGTGGTACGGGGTAAGAGCGCTACAGAAGTTTGCATCGAGGCATAGCGTGCCGCTGGAAgagtttctcatcaaatgGAAGTCGACGTTCCCGCCTTTTGCAGGCTTCGATATCGACATCAAGATGCTCAGAGGCTGGTTCTGTGAGCCAACCAGGGGCACCGTGCAATATGTATCGAAGGACACGCTGCCGGTCGATGTCAAGGATAGGTTCAAGATGCTCTTCAAGTTACAATCTCAGTGGGATCTGGAGGCTTTTGCGCCGTTCATCGAAGACCTCAATACAAAAGGCTTGAAAATTGACACATTCATTATGAAATACGCTCGAAAGAGAAGGATCGGCAAGAAAATAGTCGTGTGTAGCAGGACGTCGTGA
- the SGF29 gene encoding Sgf29p (ancestral locus Anc_1.409) — translation MEEQWDLVISSLQDVYNANEVIPFDDDTNLKSINFGDVPTEKLQTHLKKLRTHEENVRRAQRLLEAVNSNLDNAIEYSTQMDVRSSATPVPVNHKREAASDSQPALEGSAAPQLGKCYWVSEYNPDGPLRVGSEVAYKPRKSGEGEWFQCEVVKISPDGLRFEVRDPEPDEMGNTGKLFKCNWKEIIYIPPEDSARSQIPNYPAGTKVLARYPETTTFYPAIVIGTKRDGVCRLKFDGEEEVDKEMEVARRLVLPFPTVSSLPTRK, via the coding sequence ATGGAGGAGCAATGGGACCTAGtaatctcatcgcttcaaGATGTTTACAATGCTAACGAAGTTATACCATTCGATGACGACACAAACTTAAAGAGTATCAATTTTGGCGATGTACCGACGGAGAAACTGCAGACGCATTTAAAGAAGCTACGAACTCACGAGGAGAATGTGCGGCGGGCGCAGAGGTTGTTGGAAGCGGTGAACTCCAATCTCGATAACGCTATTGAATATTCGACACAGATGGACGTGAGATCGTCGGCTACCCCTGTGCCGGTGAATCACAAGCGGGAGGCCGCCAGCGACTCTCAGCCGGCTTTGGAGGGCTCGGCGGCTCCGCAGCTGGGAAAGTGTTATTGGGTCAGCGAGTACAATCCTGACGGACCACTACGGGTGGGCTCTGAAGTGGCGTATAAGCCAAGGAAAAGCGGCGAGGGAGAATGGTTTCAATGTGAGGTAGTCAAGATCTCGCCGGATGGCCTCCGGTTTGAAGTGCGAGACCCGGAACCAGACGAAATGGGCAATACTGGCAAGCTGTTCAAATGCAACTGGAAAGAAATTATCTACATCCCGCCAGAGGACTCGGCCAGGAGCCAGATACCGAACTACCCAGCGGGAACCAAAGTGCTCGCAAGGTACCCAGAGACGACGACTTTCTACCCGGCAATCGTCATCGGAACAAAGAGAGATGGGGTATGCCGCCTCAAATTCGATGGTGAAGAGGAGGTGGACAAGGAGATGGAAGTGGCCAGACGCCTAGTATTGCCCTTCCCTACGGTTTCCTCGCTGCCTACCAGGAAATGA
- the MRP7 gene encoding mitochondrial 54S ribosomal protein bL27m (ancestral locus Anc_1.410) produces the protein MSLLGGISSGTLAAKNGACFILNQVRTATKKAAGSRTSMKDSAGRRLGPKKYEGQSVQVGEIIMRQRGTKFYPGENVGIGKDHTIYALEPGVVRYYLDPFHPRRKFIGVSLSRDIKLPLPHFQPRVRRFGREAITDVKEAEEEEQFLPRKKALVKDEILQKLTERERSRENMQKEFAKILTEKLKVELQNMELGTKYLIRLRSCLRNGFELHDAQFNARYFLEYETTLDARREGWEEAKLAEELKAIAETAEILDKSTEFNNKLCLIGYISAEEKLALKQKLLEDLKERSKSITSKKDREELKKLFNNAADFLTLSEEVHLRRKFLKPVLPEDATTVADKATKKTITLRRFNYAKGKIDIVTREKEAFLNKL, from the coding sequence ATGTCTCTGTTGGGCGGTATTAGTAGTGGAACTTTGGCAGCGAAAAATGGGGCCTGTTTCATCCTAAATCAAGTCCGTACAGCTACGAAGAAGGCAGCGGGATCTAGAACGTCTATGAAGGACTCAGCAGGTCGTCGGCTGGGTCCTAAGAAGTACGAAGGCCAATCGGTACAGGTTGGTGAGATTATCATGAGGCAGCGAGGCACGAAGTTTTATCCTGGAGAAAACGTCGGGATTGGTAAGGATCATACTATTTATGCGCTGGAACCCGGTGTGGTACGGTATTACCTGGATCCGTTCCACCCGAGGAGAAAGTTCATTGGAGTGTCACTGAGTCGTGATATAAAGTTGCCTTTGCCTCACTTCCAACCTAGGGTGAGAAGATTTGGTCGCGAGGCGATTACGGAtgtgaaagaagcagaagaggaggaaCAATTCCTGCcaaggaagaaggctttggtGAAAGATgagattttgcaaaaaCTGACGGAACGTGAAAGGAGTAGGGAGAATATGCAGAAGGAATTTGCCAAGATCCTGACCGAAAAGCTTAAAGTCGAGTTGCAGAACATGGAACTCGGAACCAAATATCTGATTCGCCTCAGATCATGCCTGAGGAATGGTTTCGAGTTGCACGATGCCCAGTTCAACGCCAGATACTTTTTGGAATACGAGACGACCCTAGACGCTCGGAGAGAGGGCTGGGAAGAAGCAAAACTCGCTGAAGAGCTTAAGGCAATCGCAGAGACTGCCGAGATCTTGGACAAATCTACCGAATTTAACAACAAGCTGTGTCTCATCGGATACATTTCAGCAGAGGAGAAACTTGCCTTAAAACAAAAACTGCTAGAAGACTTAAAGGAGAGATCCAAGTCGATCACCTCCAAGAAGGACAGAGAGGAGCTCAAAAAATTGTTCAACAATGCTGCTGATTTCTTGACCTTATCTGAGGAAGTCCACCTGCGTAGGAAATTTTTGAAACCCGTTCTGCCAGAAGATGCTACGACGGTCGCTGACAAGGCCACCAAGAAAACGATTACGCTCAGACGATTCAACTACGCCAAGGGCAAGATCGACATAGTCACAAGGGAGAAAGAAGCATTCTTGAATAAACTTTAA
- the ILV6 gene encoding acetolactate synthase regulatory subunit (ancestral locus Anc_1.411) produces MIRSVLLRNSGRCFVRHGSSSTSALAYKQLHRHAARPPLPTLETPSWSADSAVSSILYETPAVSSEPRKQHVLNCLVQNEPGVLSRISGTLAARGFNIDSLVVCNTEVKDLSRMTIVLQGQGGVIEQARRQIEDLVPVYAVLDYSNSEIIKRELVLARISLLGAEYFEDLLLHHHKSTVDVQDSVDLVSEIREKKFHPTNLPMSEVLRLKHEHLNDISNLAKNFGGRVVDISDASCIVELSAKPSRVSAFLKLIEPFGVLECARSGMMALPRIPIKSLVEEQDEAEKINDIVDISQLPPG; encoded by the coding sequence ATGATCAGGTCGGTGTTGCTACGTAACAGCGGTCGCTGCTTCGTTCGTCATGGTTCTTCGTCTACGTCTGCTTTGGCGTACAAGCAATTGCACAGACATGCTGCTAGACCACCATTGCCCACTTTAGAGACGCCATCTTGGAGTGCTGATAGTGCAGTTTCTTCTATTTTGTATGAGACGCCTGCTGTGTCGAGTGagccaagaaagcagcATGTTCTTAACTGTTTGGTGCAGAATGAGCCCGGTGTGTTGTCGAGAATCTCGGGTACTTTGGCAGCAAGAGGTTTCAACATCGACTCTTTGGTCGTTTGCAACACCGAAGTGAAGGATTTGAGTAGAATGACGATTGTGCTGCAAGGCCAGGGCGGCGTTATCGAGCAGGCGAGAAGACAAATCGAGGATCTAGTCCCTGTGTATGCAGTGCTAGACTACTCCAATTCggagatcatcaagagaGAATTGGTGTTGGCTCGCATCTCTTTGTTGGGTGCCGAATATTTCGAAGACCTGCTTTTGCATCACCACAAGAGTACTGTTGACGTTCAGGATTCCGTCGACTTGGTCTCCGAGAtcagagagaagaagttccaTCCAACGAATCTGCCTATGAGTGAAGtgttgagattgaaacACGAGCATTTGAACGACATTTCAAACCTGGCCAAGAACTTTGGTGGTAGAGTGGTGGACATCAGTGATGCCAGCTGTATCGTCGAACTGTCTGCCAAGCCTTCCCGTGTCAGCGCttttttgaagctgatcGAACCATTCGGTGTGCTGGAGTGTGCCAGAAGTGGTATGATGGCATTACCAAGAATCCCAATCAAGAGTTTGGTCGAAGAGCAAGACGAAGCcgagaagatcaacgacATCGTGGACATCAGCCAGTTGCCTCCTGGTTAA